In Streptomyces sp. NBC_00433, a single genomic region encodes these proteins:
- a CDS encoding DUF2277 domain-containing protein, translating to MCRSIKTLRPPMTPEVHDEDIRAAALQYVRKISGFRAPAAHNQEAFDAAVEAVAAATESLLADLTVRGAPAAK from the coding sequence ATGTGCCGAAGCATCAAGACCCTGCGCCCCCCGATGACCCCCGAGGTCCACGACGAGGACATCCGCGCGGCCGCGCTGCAGTACGTACGCAAGATTTCCGGCTTCCGCGCCCCCGCGGCCCACAACCAGGAGGCCTTCGACGCGGCGGTGGAAGCGGTGGCGGCCGCCACCGAGTCCCTGCTGGCCGACCTCACCGTCCGCGGCGCCCCGGCGGCGAAGTGA